A portion of the Drosophila sechellia strain sech25 chromosome 2R, ASM438219v1, whole genome shotgun sequence genome contains these proteins:
- the LOC116800367 gene encoding uncharacterized protein LOC116800367, whose amino-acid sequence MNFNDNADSSTGSQIGKQKDLKSPKRARDGVTKKTKKNLPKKAAMARSPLTPSMKIKALIKKRVQMAQKRKLALMTSAKDKSLQLKTKRKVIVVEPSSKSMRPKMISRRPTPLPRPRKKRESRATTLPKYIPLCQKKHHVVHEKSSKG is encoded by the coding sequence ATGAATTTTAACGACAACGCGGACAGCTCGACAGGTAGCCAAATTGGCAAGCAAAAAGATTTGAAGTCACCAAAAAGGGCTAGGGACGGAGTGACCAAAAAAACCAAGAAGAATCTGCCGAAGAAGGCCGCTATGGCGCGGTCACCACTGACTCCATCTATGAAAATCAAGGCCTTGATAAAGAAAAGAGTTCAAATGGCGCAGAAGCGGAAGCTAGCACTTATGACATCCGCCAAGGATAAATCACTGCAGCTGAAGACCAAACGTAAAGTCATTGTGGTGGAGCCCTCTTCGAAGTCCATGCGTCCCAAGATGATTAGCCGGCGCCCCACTCCGTTGCCCCGTCCgcgaaaaaaaagggaaagtcGTGCAACGACCTTGCCAAAATATATTCCCTTGTGTCAGAAAAAACACCATGTCGTCCACGAAAAATCCTCCAAAGGCTGA